A single window of Vibrio alfacsensis DNA harbors:
- a CDS encoding DUF294 nucleotidyltransferase-like domain-containing protein has translation MDAELLEIYNFLAKYPPFNELPEETLTKITENIEISYYRQDTPIIHFGDQINDLYMVRSGVVEVYRRKGELYNRLDEGDLFGQMGLLTNNKVRFPVKAIEDSLLYCIPQDIFQELYDNFDSFADFVEVENSARLRQAVSENSDANDLTTSKVKTLLTRDAPTIARNQTIQAAAQLMAQENVSSLLIVDPDFTLDEDDPQSPVVGIITDRDLCTRVLAEGLSPQDDVATVMTTEVISLDHNAYVYEAMLTMLRYNVHHLPVVKDQMPIGIIEATDIVRYESQNSLLLVSSIFQQQTIGDLAIVAEEVKSSFVRLVNEDANSHMVGSAMSVIGRSFKQRLLEMAEEELGPAPVPYCFLALGSMGRDEQLLVTDQDNAIILDDSYDEAQHGKYFETLAQFVSDGLNVCGYKYCTGDIMATNPLWRMTRSQWEECFADWIDDPNPKALLNASIFFDLDGVYGRLKWAEQLTSFIVRRARKNNRFLACLARNALNRTPPLGFFKDFVMEKDGQHKNSINLKRRGTAPLVDLIRVHALAVGSRAQNSFERLDDIIDAGILPKGRAQDLKDALEFISMVRIRHQAVDVELGMDPDNNIEPENLSDFERRNLKDAFQILSNGQNFLKFRYQASNSFK, from the coding sequence ATGGATGCAGAACTTCTCGAGATATATAACTTTCTCGCCAAGTATCCCCCGTTTAACGAGCTACCCGAAGAAACTCTCACCAAGATCACCGAAAACATAGAGATCTCTTATTACCGACAAGATACGCCAATCATTCATTTTGGCGATCAAATTAACGATCTGTATATGGTAAGAAGTGGTGTGGTCGAAGTGTATCGACGCAAAGGGGAGCTTTATAACCGACTCGATGAGGGTGACCTTTTTGGGCAAATGGGTCTACTGACGAACAATAAGGTCCGTTTCCCGGTTAAAGCGATTGAAGACTCCCTACTCTACTGTATTCCTCAAGATATTTTCCAAGAGCTGTATGATAACTTCGACAGTTTCGCTGACTTTGTTGAAGTTGAAAACAGTGCTCGCTTACGACAGGCGGTCTCGGAAAATAGTGATGCTAATGACCTCACAACCTCAAAAGTGAAAACCCTCCTCACCCGCGATGCTCCAACCATCGCTAGAAATCAAACGATTCAAGCGGCTGCGCAGTTAATGGCTCAGGAAAACGTATCGTCATTGCTGATTGTCGACCCTGATTTCACTCTTGATGAAGACGATCCACAATCTCCTGTCGTGGGCATCATTACCGACCGTGATTTATGTACGCGTGTTTTAGCCGAGGGTTTGTCCCCACAAGATGATGTAGCGACGGTCATGACAACGGAAGTGATATCACTCGATCACAATGCCTATGTGTATGAAGCCATGCTGACAATGCTTCGCTACAACGTACACCACCTGCCTGTCGTCAAAGATCAGATGCCGATTGGCATCATTGAAGCAACGGATATTGTTCGCTATGAATCGCAGAACTCTCTGTTGTTAGTGAGCAGTATCTTCCAACAGCAAACTATCGGAGATCTTGCCATTGTTGCCGAAGAAGTAAAAAGCAGTTTTGTTCGCTTAGTCAATGAAGATGCCAATTCACACATGGTTGGTAGCGCGATGTCTGTTATCGGTCGCAGCTTTAAACAACGCCTACTTGAAATGGCTGAAGAAGAGTTGGGCCCCGCACCCGTTCCGTATTGTTTCTTAGCGCTCGGCTCCATGGGCCGCGATGAGCAATTATTGGTCACAGACCAAGACAACGCGATCATTCTTGATGACAGTTACGATGAAGCGCAACACGGCAAGTATTTTGAAACACTGGCACAATTTGTCAGTGACGGCCTAAACGTTTGTGGTTACAAATACTGTACAGGCGACATTATGGCAACCAATCCACTTTGGCGTATGACGCGTTCTCAATGGGAAGAGTGCTTTGCCGATTGGATTGATGATCCAAACCCAAAAGCGCTACTCAACGCTTCTATTTTCTTCGACTTAGATGGTGTTTATGGTCGCTTGAAATGGGCAGAGCAATTGACCAGCTTCATCGTCAGACGGGCTCGAAAAAACAACCGGTTCTTAGCCTGTTTAGCACGCAACGCACTAAACCGAACGCCTCCTTTAGGGTTCTTTAAAGATTTCGTAATGGAGAAAGATGGCCAACATAAAAACTCGATTAACCTGAAACGTCGCGGCACCGCACCGTTAGTTGATCTTATTCGTGTTCATGCTTTAGCCGTCGGCTCACGCGCACAAAATTCTTTTGAGCGTCTTGATGACATTATTGATGCCGGCATCCTACCTAAAGGACGAGCTCAGGACTTAAAAGATGCCCTAGAGTTTATTTCTATGGTTCGCATTCGCCACCAAGCGGTCGACGTTGAGCTAGGTATGGATCCTGATAACAATATCGAGCCAGAAAATTTGTCTGATTTTGAACGCCGTAACCTAAAAGATGCATTCCAAATTTTAAGTAATGGTCAGAACTTCCTCAAGTTCCGTTACCAAGCGAGCAATAGCTTCAAGTGA
- a CDS encoding 3'-5' exonuclease: MIKKLFQKPTIQWPTKFKHKQERATDERLVAFYGHDLPDANTPISEVEFVAMDFETTGLDPHKNGIITIGLVPFNLNRIFLRQSKHWKVRPQEKLAEDSVIIHGITHSDLIDAPDLNEILSDILASLSGKIVVVHYRRIEREFLDHALRSRIDEGIEFPVLDTLEIEANIQQKLHGGIWNKVKGKKPKSLRLAQSRRRYGLPDYTPHHALTDAIATAELLQAQIAHHYQPDQPIGDFWL; encoded by the coding sequence ATGATTAAGAAGTTATTTCAAAAACCGACCATTCAATGGCCAACTAAGTTTAAGCATAAACAAGAGCGAGCAACGGATGAGCGGCTCGTTGCGTTTTATGGCCATGATCTGCCCGATGCAAACACGCCAATCTCTGAGGTTGAGTTTGTTGCAATGGACTTCGAAACCACTGGGCTAGATCCTCATAAAAACGGCATTATCACCATAGGGTTAGTGCCCTTTAATCTCAATCGAATTTTTTTACGTCAATCCAAGCATTGGAAAGTAAGACCGCAAGAAAAGCTGGCTGAAGATTCTGTCATCATTCACGGTATTACCCATAGTGATCTGATTGATGCGCCTGATCTCAATGAAATTCTCAGTGATATTTTGGCTAGCCTGAGCGGAAAAATTGTCGTGGTGCACTATCGAAGAATTGAACGCGAGTTCCTCGACCATGCGCTTCGTAGCCGTATCGACGAGGGCATCGAGTTCCCCGTACTAGACACATTAGAGATTGAAGCGAATATTCAGCAAAAACTTCATGGTGGCATCTGGAACAAAGTTAAAGGGAAAAAGCCAAAATCACTGCGCTTAGCCCAATCTCGTCGACGATATGGCCTGCCGGACTATACGCCTCATCACGCGCTAACCGATGCCATAGCAACGGCAGAACTATTGCAGGCTCAAATCGCTCACCACTATCAGCCAGATCAACCCATCGGCGATTTCTGGCTTTAA